One Triticum dicoccoides isolate Atlit2015 ecotype Zavitan chromosome 3B, WEW_v2.0, whole genome shotgun sequence genomic window, gatctatctctctgtttctgcgttccctgattctaccccttcaccgtttcttaaatatccggagatccgtaactccgattggggtgaatctttcgcccagatctttctcataaaattagctttcttgcgccaaaataagagcgtcaaccgccttacgggtggaccacgagggtcaggggcgcgcctgggggtagggcgcgcccccctacctcgtgaccaccccggacaccgtttcgcgttgattccactttccaaaaatcataaatattccaaaaaaaatctccgtccgtttttatcccgtttggactccgtttgatattgggtttctgcgggaAAAAAAACATGCaagagacaggaactggcactgggcactggatcaatatgttagtcccaaaaatagtataaaaagttgccaaaagtatataaaagttggagaatattggcatggaacaatcaaaaattatagatacgacggagacgtatcacggtgGCGGGCCCCAGCACGTCGCCCAGtaccgtcacgcgcgtggcctgtcaggcccctccgacttctagGCTCCACATGGCGCCCGCGtgaagcccgagggattgccccaagattctaTGGACTCTCCGGTTTCCCGCAGCTGCTGGGATGCCGTGATCCAGTTTCCAAAAACCGGCACTCAGTGGGTGTTGACGGACCCGACGGTCGCAGGATTCGCCTCTTCAAGGGGAGAAACTCCGAAGGCCCTCCCATCCAAAGACGGcgtaccttcacagcttcggggactactgtcgaggggatgaaccccgggcaggcaacggaacccggatccttttcaaaaacaacggggccagcgtcgcccctcaagccggcccgcgcttggccgggtcgctcgacacgGCCAAGCCCCTCGACCCGGCCGAACTCTTCGACCCGGCCAGGCTCCTCGACCGGCCCCAACCACCAGCTCAAGGCAACCGTACCCGGCACaccaagacttccccaacaagccagctccacccttggCGTGTTCCCCAACCCAGCCACAGGTCAGCTCTCGTCCCATCCAGACCATACGATGGGACTAGTCTTCATCCACtgatgaccgaggcaacagtgccccgcccatgcctctggtcagccggagcatggcaacattgcccctcacctacccgctgaacagggccggcgtggcaacagtgcccccatcATCACCACTAAcgccagcaagcggcgacctgatggagcgccactgtacccgactcgactcggccactccctgacgatcgacaagacggcgaacagttcccctaggcacgtggggcccgcacctaggTGAACCAGGCGAACCATAGGCACCCGGCGGGTCCCCACACGCTGACGAGCCGGCCCTACGGCCTTGtagcattaccattgtacccctggggggttggcctataaaaccccccaggagccctcatgcatacaGGCGAGCAGCAAGCATACAGGAAAATAGACAACCAATCAATAGAACACACCTAgggaggagcagcctaagccttggccagtcttccttcttcctccatacagctctaggagcaaccctgtactatcgcatatcaaccacactcggcaggactaggggtgttatctctccagagagccccgaacctgcgTACGTCTTgtgtcccgcgctcgctcatgccgaccttgcctctggagcccaccagtgccctcgagtctcctcctctctttagccatcctatGGCATTTGCCGTGCGACCACcacgacagagggagtagtactcaTAATTCTCATAATTGTAGTatggtcacacacacacacacacacacaggggcGGAGCTGGAACCAATGCCACCCTGATGCACCACTTTAAGTCTTTAACATGACGTAAAAAATTTAAGCAATGTTGTGCCACATAGAAGTGTTTTCTAACTTATATCATAAATCATCACACACAATATAAGATAATATATAAACACAAAATGTAACAATCAAAATTCTTAATAAAACAAAGGAAAAAGCTTGAAAAATATGTCTTGCATTTTCAAATTAGACCAAGTTTCAGTAACCTACAAAGATAAAGTAGTATTAAGCTCTCAAGCGGAACCCGGTAGAATGGCCAATTGAGAGTGCTTAAGCAGCTAAATATTTGAACATTAGCTTTTAGTACATTCACTTCCTAGTCACTGAAAATTATCGTAGCGAATTGAGTAAATTAGAATTTAAAACCATAGCCAATGCCCCATGTCAGACAAGACACAAAATAAAAGTTTAATCTACTAGCTACAAATGCATACATACAATTGTCGCAACTTGTAGAAATCTTTAGAAACAGCAGCAAAGACAAAGGATACCGGGGCAGAATCCTGATCGACTTATAAGAAACAGATTGATAAGAGAGAGCTAGAGATGATATTACGGTGTGGTGGCCTGGTCGTGTGACCTGGTCGTGTGCCCACCCTGATGCCCAGGGCCTTTTATATGACAGTTACTACTAAAAATATTTTTTGACCCTGATGCATGTGCCACAGGGTCGGACCACTGGGCTCCTCCCCTGCACACACATGCTCATAATTCTGGGAGACTGATTCATATTATGTCACGGCTATTTTAGTTTTTTCTTCTTCTAAAACACGGCTATtttagttttttcttcttcttaaacaCGAGCCTAGATTGACCCAGGTTGGGGCCCTCCGTACACGGTAAAACACTACTCCTGCTCGTGTTGTTTATTGTGATGGTGGTGTACAAAGTATAATGTACTGGAGGGATTTTATGTCTTCTGCCAACTAGCTTAACCCCATCCGGATTCCTATTCTTCAACGACAATGCTTCTCAAATCTTCCttctacaaggccaatgggccagcATGATTGCCCAGGGCGGAAACCAACATAGGGGCCTCGGGCTAGCCTACTTGAGCTGATAACCACCAAAGAGGTCAGGCACCCCTAGGCCATAACACCATCACTATGGTTACTTTATCTGTTTTCTTGCTCAGTCTTACAAGCAGCTTTCCAGTGTTTTTCGCCCAATTTTAGTGTTTCATCAGATTCTTCTTCCATTTGCTGTTCGGCTTCTTTTTCTATTGACCCATTTCCTGATTTTTGCTTTTTGTTTCTAATTTTTCAGAGATATTAAAAAAACAAGAACGTTATTTTCAGATATCTTACATTTTTCCTTATTGCATGAATAACATACTGAAAatttacaaacatgtgaacactttTTTTATACTGCTCTTTCCTACAATGTTGTAAATTTTTTCTAAAATGCATGAATATTTTCAAACACTATTTCTAATTGTATGGACATTTTTTTGCAAATAAGTGCATGAACAATTTTCTGAAGTTTCATGAACATATTTCCCTATTGTTTTCTAAAAATTAATATTTTGCTAAATATTATCGATTCATATATTTCCGTTTCTGATTTTCATTTCACgtatttatttttctgattttcatTTCTGATTAAGTTTATTTGATTTTTAGTCCTCTCTTTATACACTCAATTTATTGTTTCAATTTCTGTTTTTAATGTTTAATTTTCTATTTCTTATTTATCTTTCCCTTTTAACTGATTCTCATTTTCTGTATTTATTTATATTTCATTTTcaatattttttgtttgtttttattttagaaaatttatataTTGTTTGGAGATATaaggaacattttctaaaattagaTTAACATTTTATAAAAGCTGTAAACTACTTCTTAAAATTATATGGTTTGGACACTTTTTAGAACTATATACATATTATTTTTCAATAGGTTAACACTTACTAGTGTTACACAGATATTTTCTTTAAATAGGTGGACTTTTTATTAAATCACATGTATATTCTTTTATtacatgaatatttttcatttctgTGAATACTTTTCTAGAAGTTATAATTTTTCATATCATTAAGCACAGAATATAGATGATTTTAAGAAACATTATTTTGAGATAAATTAAAATAATAAAGGATAAAAATATCTGCTAATGGGACACAACATCAACATGCAAGCCATTAACACTTCTTGGCTGTTATTGACGCTAACTCAATGCCCAAAGCACACCGCTGTTATCTCAATTGTGCTCTTCTCTTCACTGAAAAGAAGAACAATATCGAGCATGGTACCATCTAGGAAAGCATTCTTTTATCAAAAAAGTTATCGGAAAACAAATATATTGATAGTAATTTCATTCAAGAATAACTGAACAACACGATTAACAGTGCCCCTGAAGAGAAGAAACTTATGTCCAGTGTAAAGGTAAAACAGAGAGAGAAAGGTCCAActgaaaaaaatagagagaaaagtTAACACACTACATATCTCACCATCTTCACTCACATATACATCTGCCACCCATGCACACCATAAGGATGAGTATTACTCACATCATGCACACAATTATTCATTCAACATCAACCGGTACCTTACCTATACTAATAACGATCATACTATACTCACACAACACACATACAAATCCTCCTTATTTTGGGAGTAAGCCACAACTATCTTAGCTAGATGCTACTACTTGTAGCTAGTAtaatagtactactactactactaatcaCACACCATTCCTGCGCGCATCTTGCACGCTTGCATGCACAAGCACAGATAATCCGATTTTCCTGGAGCCAAATTGCTCCCGATCGATCATCGTGACGGACCAATTGACACTACGCTACTGGCTAGAAGATGTTGGAGAGGATGGCCATGTCGATGTATGGCGACGCGGGGGTCCAGGACACGGACGACGTGGAGGGAGAAGGCGAGGACATCGGTGCCGGGGGCGAGCCGAGCGTCGTCGACGAGCTGGCGGTGGTGGCCGGCGAGTTGCACGACGGCCGCCGGACCATCAGCGGCACCATGTCCTCCAGGAGCCCGCCGGCGTCGCTCGGCATCCGCCGCTCCTCGCCGGCATCACTAAGCAAGCCGCCGTCGAAGAGATACGGCGAGCAGTTGGGCACCGCGTGCTCCAGCAGGAAGCCCGCGTCGGCTGTCACGTTACCGCCGCTGTCGCCGCTGCTGTCCCCGGCGCCGGCAGGCACGACGGCGGCAGACGGGGGCGAGGTTGTTGGCACAGGGGTGCTCCCGTGGTGGGAGTCTGTAACTGTAATGGCGCCGGCGGTGGGGTGCAGCTTGGGCTTCTTGGAgcttgaggcggcggcggcggcggcgggtggagggtTGGTCTGCTGCTGGAGGAAGTGGGAGTAGGTGTAGTGGAGGTGGAGGCCTTCGTAGGTGACGACGAGCGTGTCCGGCTCGTCGACGGCGCGCTCCACCTGCTTCTTCGCGTTGCACCGCGGGTTCGTGCAACGGTAGTAACTCCTGCCACATCCACGTCAATTTAGTTATTACCAATTTACCACCACCAAAATTCATCCAGTACAAAATATTTACATGCTACCTTACACTAATTCACTATAATAATAGTAAGTGTGCATTTGAGCAATTTAGGTGACTGGAATTtacattttttttaaagaaattatACTATGCTCCACTATCGCTTTCTTGCCAAATTAGCCGGTTGTGTTCATGGAGACAGCTCTAGGTAGCTAGCTCGACCGTACCATGGCAAATTGTGGGGTCTAAGTATTTAAGGTTGCAATTAATAAATATTCCATCTGCAAGCACACACACCTACCTGCTCAGCTACTCCACCTCTGCAAACCCCTTACTACTTACTTGCATGCAACGATTAACTTTGTCCATGGCTATATACGGACTGTGGCATGCAAGCTGTGGAGGATTATTGCTGCTGTCATGGGGATTTTTGGTTGTGGAATTAAGTGAGGACAGTGCATAGCTAGCTTGCTCTTCCTCTGTTTGGTTCACAAAAGTAATTGCTCCAAAGCTTGGagtttgtcccatttgggccacTAGCTAGCTGCGATGTCATGTAGCTTTCACCCACCCATGTTTGAAAAGTGAACAGATAAATATATATGCTCTGTCTCTCATATGTCAACCGGAAGTTGCACCATGGTGATTATGGTTATGTAAGTAAAATTGCTTGCAAAATTGCCTGCTAGCTACCATGGctaagaactactccctccgttcggaattacttgtcgcaaaaatagatgtatttagatgtattttagttctagatacatccattctcgagacaagtaattccgaacggagggagtacaagtgatTAAAAGTTATGTCGGCCATGAGAGATTGGTTGATATGGGGTGAAACTGTAAAGAAATAGTACTACCTTGGGTTGGGGCTGTTCTTGATGGCTTTCTGGCCGTATTTCCTCCACTTGTACCCATCGTCGGCGAGCCCGTTGCCGCAGCTCTTGATCTTCATCGTGTACTTGTTCTCCATCTTGCCCAGCACCTTCTCCGGCGAGAAAACCCTGAATTTCCACACAGATGTCCAAATTGAGCTTGCATCTACGGAGAATTGTATATGGTTGTTGTTGGCATAGATACGAGGGACGTACACTGGGCTGGAGGGGCTGTAGTGGTACTTGCTGCGGCCGTCCAGcgggtcgccggcgccggcgccggtgaaGGAGAGGGCGCTCTCGATGTCGCTGAGGGTGGGCCCGGAGTAGACCGTCGACATGAGCCTGTTTTCCATGGACTCCCGGCGCCCCGCCGCCCCTTCCTCCTCGTCACCGATCCCCTTATCGGAAGAAGAAGAGTTATCAGCGCTCGCGGCGCCGGCCGCCATTGCTGCTGGCGATGGCGTTGGCGCCGTCGTCGTCTGGTCGAGGAGCTCCCTCATGAGCTCCTCCCCGAAGCCCAGGTCGTAGTCCTGCCATGGATACCTGCTGCtctcctcccccatctcctccaTGGACAACACCTggctgctagtaccttgcttgctaGCCAGCACTACTAACTATATCTGGGGTGTGTTGTCGTAATGGCTAGCCGCCTAGAGACCGAATGAAGCAAGAAGAGATAGTTGCTGGCGACTTTTGATTGCACCAACCCAGTCCCTGCCATTGCAGGGTATATATAAGGGGACTTTCCACCCCATGGAGAAATGACCAGTATGCCCCGGGGGTTGACTAATTACCACACCTTGGGGAATTGTATATTCACCCTGGCTAGCTAGCTCAAGGATCAAATAATAGTAGTAGCAGGTACACCCTTTGATTTGATAACCCCTTTACCAATCAACCTAATGAGGGGGTTGGTTTAACTTGGAATTGGACGGTGCAGGAGATATGCCCACCATGCATGCATGTTTATATTAGGGCACGCACACTCacattaatttttttcttttcgaaTCCACGTTAAGTTTATATAATGTTGACAAAGAACAATTGAGGATCAAACCAACTGACGCAAAGTACGTAACAAATGCAATTGTCAACCACTAAAGCGCGCTTTTTGTACATATGATTGAACCAGTGCATATATTTATGCACAACTTCCCCCCAAGTCGAGTCAACATTAGTTAACTATTCTACATATCCTACCAAATCATCAGAGAACTAAGGGCACCAGAGTATGTTCAATCTACTGCCCATCTAGAGTTCGTTCCAACTGAAAGACTGCCCCATCGTGTCGTATTTTTTTAAAGCACTCAATTTTGAGGTGAATACTTGAAAGGTTAAAATCATTTGTAGTGACTTAATTATGTTTCAGTAGCAAATTCATGTAATGCTACTACTGATTATTTCATTTGGAACATTGTAGAAGCAAAGCACAAAAGTGAGGCTAGCTAGCTTCAACAAAAATCCATTAAATTATAGTGTGTACTAACTATAAAAGGTTGTGGTGCAGGGAGGGCTCTACTTGAACTGCCCTGCCTAACAAGGGCAGTGCCCATAAAACAAGGCCCTAAACTTGAGAGATTAGGGGGCCTGGATAAGGGTCTCTATCCACACAGCAACCACCACACTCAAGTGAGCAGCAAATGCAAAGCCGCTCTTGCACCTAATCATACCCTTTCCTGCCCTAAAGAGAGGCCTACAAGCCGCCTAGGCAGCATGCGTAGATGCAGGCGTGAGGACAAGCCTCTCTTAATCACCCTGGCCAAACACATTGCACACCTCCTTAATTTGCATGTGTGCCAATTAAGCATCCATATGACAATTTTGGTAATCCTAGTGTGTGTTTTTTTCTGCTGGCAAAATGCACCTTAGAATGTTCAGCCCTGTCTATAGATGGGTATGCATGTGGCTTGGTGATCTCTCACACACAACACTGGGATTATGGGTCTGGTGCTAACAATGGGGGAAGGGGGCATATCTGGGTGATCCATATGTCTTACCTTAAATTTTCATTTCTGTGATATAGTATGGATATGCATGCAAGCTGGATTATCAAATTGGGTAGCGTTCATGTGAATCCAGTCTCCCACCGAATCCAACCCAAAACTGCTACACATATGCATTGGCGTCTTGTATTTGGAGTTTGACATTCTTGGCAATTTGATTACTCCTTGACACCTAGCTCCATGGCAAGGCATGCACGCATGGATATTATTCACTATCAATTAGATGAAATGTTTGAAGCAGGGTCCATACTCCTCTGAGAGCATCAACATCA contains:
- the LOC119282689 gene encoding WRKY transcription factor SUSIBA2-like, producing the protein MEEMGEESSRYPWQDYDLGFGEELMRELLDQTTTAPTPSPAAMAAGAASADNSSSSDKGIGDEEEGAAGRRESMENRLMSTVYSGPTLSDIESALSFTGAGAGDPLDGRSKYHYSPSSPVVFSPEKVLGKMENKYTMKIKSCGNGLADDGYKWRKYGQKAIKNSPNPRSYYRCTNPRCNAKKQVERAVDEPDTLVVTYEGLHLHYTYSHFLQQQTNPPPAAAAAASSSKKPKLHPTAGAITVTDSHHGSTPVPTTSPPSAAVVPAGAGDSSGDSGGNVTADAGFLLEHAVPNCSPYLFDGGLLSDAGEERRMPSDAGGLLEDMVPLMVRRPSCNSPATTASSSTTLGSPPAPMSSPSPSTSSVSWTPASPYIDMAILSNIF